One Neisseria sp. Marseille-Q5346 genomic region harbors:
- the ispD gene encoding 2-C-methyl-D-erythritol 4-phosphate cytidylyltransferase yields MMRRNIALIPAAGVGARFGAGKPKQYVEINGKTVLQHTIEIFEQHSRIDLIAVILSPEDSVFQTALSEKVRVFRVGGASRAETVRNGVFALLEQGLAEAQDNILVHDAARCCLPAEALTRLLNEAGENDEGGILAIPVADTLKRADGNHHIDETVARAGLWQAQTPQLFQTALLHRALSVDDLSEITDEASAIEKLGIRPRLVQGDTRNLKLTLPQDEYIVRLLLKAV; encoded by the coding sequence ATGATGCGCCGCAATATCGCTTTGATTCCTGCTGCCGGCGTAGGAGCGCGATTTGGCGCAGGAAAACCTAAACAATATGTTGAAATCAATGGTAAAACCGTATTGCAACATACCATAGAAATCTTTGAGCAACACTCCCGCATAGATTTAATTGCCGTTATTCTTTCGCCGGAAGATTCGGTTTTTCAGACGGCCCTGTCTGAGAAAGTACGCGTCTTTCGAGTAGGTGGCGCAAGTCGTGCGGAAACGGTACGCAATGGTGTGTTCGCTTTATTGGAGCAAGGTTTGGCCGAGGCGCAAGACAATATTTTGGTTCATGATGCCGCGCGTTGTTGCCTGCCTGCTGAAGCGTTAACACGTTTGCTTAATGAGGCGGGTGAGAATGATGAAGGCGGTATTTTGGCCATACCGGTGGCTGATACGCTCAAGCGAGCAGACGGCAATCATCATATTGATGAAACCGTTGCACGCGCAGGATTGTGGCAGGCGCAAACGCCGCAGCTTTTTCAGACGGCCTTGTTACACCGTGCTTTATCGGTTGATGATTTAAGTGAAATTACGGATGAAGCGTCAGCGATTGAAAAACTGGGTATCCGGCCGCGTTTGGTGCAGGGCGATACGCGCAATTTGAAATTGACGTTGCCGCAAGACGAATACATTGTCAGATTGTTGCTCAAAGCCGTCTGA
- the ispF gene encoding 2-C-methyl-D-erythritol 2,4-cyclodiphosphate synthase, whose amino-acid sequence MNIRIGQGYDVHQLVEGRDLILGGVNVPFEKGLLGHSDADALLHAITDALLGAAGLGDIGSHFPDTTAEFKDADSRVLLREAYQSVQALGWKVVNVDTTVIAQKPKLAPHIPAMRANIAADLGLSENCVNIKGKTNEKLGYLGRMEAIEAQAAVLLIKA is encoded by the coding sequence ATGAATATCCGTATCGGACAGGGCTACGATGTCCATCAGTTGGTTGAAGGACGAGATTTGATACTCGGCGGCGTAAACGTTCCGTTTGAAAAAGGATTGCTGGGTCATTCCGATGCCGATGCGCTTTTGCATGCAATTACCGATGCCCTATTGGGGGCGGCCGGTTTGGGCGATATCGGCAGCCATTTTCCCGATACTACTGCTGAATTCAAAGATGCCGACAGCCGTGTGCTGTTGCGCGAGGCCTATCAAAGCGTGCAGGCATTGGGTTGGAAGGTGGTTAATGTCGATACGACTGTGATTGCGCAAAAGCCAAAACTTGCGCCACATATTCCGGCCATGCGCGCCAATATTGCCGCAGATTTAGGCTTGTCTGAAAACTGCGTCAACATCAAGGGTAAAACCAACGAAAAACTTGGCTATCTGGGACGTATGGAAGCCATTGAAGCGCAAGCGGCAGTATTGCTGATTAAAGCCTAA
- the rpiA gene encoding ribose-5-phosphate isomerase RpiA — MATQDELKRIAAEKAVEFVPENEYIGIGTGSTINFFIEALGKSGKKIKGAVSTSKKSSELLAKYEIPEVSLNEVMGLAVYVDGADEVNHALQMIKGGGGAHLNEKIVASASDKFVCIADESKYVSRLGKFPLPVEVVENARSLVSRKLLAMGGQPELRVGYTTFYGNQIVDVHGLNIDQALKMEDEINKITGVLENGIFARDAADVLVLGTAEGAKVILPCQD, encoded by the coding sequence ATGGCAACTCAAGACGAACTCAAACGTATTGCCGCCGAAAAAGCGGTGGAATTTGTTCCTGAAAACGAATACATCGGTATCGGTACCGGATCTACCATCAACTTTTTTATCGAAGCTTTGGGTAAAAGCGGTAAGAAAATCAAGGGTGCCGTGTCTACTTCTAAAAAATCCAGCGAGCTTTTGGCGAAATACGAGATTCCAGAAGTTTCGCTGAATGAGGTGATGGGTTTGGCGGTTTATGTTGACGGCGCAGACGAAGTCAACCACGCGCTGCAAATGATTAAAGGCGGCGGCGGTGCGCATTTGAACGAAAAAATCGTGGCCAGCGCATCTGATAAATTTGTCTGTATCGCCGATGAAAGTAAATATGTTTCCCGTTTGGGTAAATTCCCATTGCCGGTAGAAGTGGTTGAAAATGCCCGTTCGCTAGTGTCGCGCAAACTGCTTGCCATGGGCGGACAGCCTGAGTTGCGTGTCGGTTATACCACTTTCTATGGCAATCAAATCGTCGATGTTCACGGCCTCAATATCGACCAAGCCCTGAAAATGGAAGACGAAATCAACAAAATCACCGGCGTACTCGAAAACGGTATTTTTGCTCGCGATGCCGCCGATGTGTTGGTTTTGGGTACGGCAGAAGGAGCAAAAGTCATCCTGCCTTGTCAGGATTAA
- a CDS encoding thermonuclease family protein: MQISKIIKWLPVVLSVLGALGYSSRDTELIRTGVSVAATLAQGDNIGLEKVNEWLGENVVKATSDTKAEAKPKPEQKQKSSRQSYTYNGKIIKIHDGDTMHIIDSDGRKHKIRMAYIDAPEINQAYGTQSRDNLIDAALNKKAKVRVFEADRYQREVAQVSVGTIDLNLMQIRDGAAWHYESYAKKQQSKTAYTDYSAAQKQAKEKRKGLWKRDNPQAPWQFRRQNHEQQNDNKKQSDKQWFGIW; the protein is encoded by the coding sequence ATGCAAATCAGTAAAATTATAAAATGGTTGCCCGTTGTTTTATCTGTTTTGGGCGCACTTGGTTATAGCTCACGCGATACCGAGTTGATTCGTACAGGGGTAAGTGTTGCCGCAACATTGGCACAAGGCGACAATATCGGTTTGGAAAAGGTCAATGAATGGCTGGGAGAAAATGTCGTCAAAGCCACATCTGACACCAAAGCCGAAGCTAAACCCAAACCGGAACAGAAACAAAAGTCATCGAGGCAATCCTACACATACAACGGAAAAATCATCAAAATCCATGATGGCGATACCATGCACATTATCGATAGCGACGGCAGGAAACACAAAATCCGCATGGCCTATATCGATGCCCCAGAAATCAATCAGGCCTATGGTACGCAATCACGAGACAATCTGATTGATGCAGCATTGAATAAAAAAGCCAAAGTGCGCGTATTTGAAGCCGACCGCTACCAGCGCGAAGTTGCCCAAGTATCAGTCGGCACGATTGACTTGAATTTGATGCAGATACGGGATGGTGCCGCATGGCATTATGAAAGTTATGCCAAAAAACAACAAAGTAAAACCGCTTACACTGACTATTCGGCCGCACAAAAACAAGCCAAGGAAAAACGTAAAGGTTTATGGAAAAGAGACAATCCGCAAGCACCTTGGCAATTTCGCCGTCAAAACCACGAGCAGCAGAACGACAATAAAAAGCAGTCTGATAAACAATGGTTTGGGATTTGGTAG